One genomic window of Eptesicus fuscus isolate TK198812 chromosome 6, DD_ASM_mEF_20220401, whole genome shotgun sequence includes the following:
- the PIAS4 gene encoding E3 SUMO-protein ligase PIAS4 isoform X2: MVMSFRVSDLQMLLGFVGRSKSGLKHELVTRALQLVQFDCSPELFKKIKELYETRYAKKSSEPISQPHRPLDPLTMHSTYERASTVPRTPLTGPNIDYPVLYGKYLNGLGRLPAKTLKPEVRLVKLPFFNMLDELLKPTELVPQNNEKLQESPCIFALTPRQVELIRNSRELQPGVKAVQVVLRICYSDTSSPQEDQYPPNIAVKVNHSYCSVPGYYPSNKPGVEPKRPCRPINLTHLMYLSSATNRITVTWGNYGKSYSVALYLVRQLTSSELLQRLKTIGVKHPELCKALVKEKLRLDPDSEIATTGVRVSLICPLVKMRLSVPCRAETCAHLQCFDAVFYLQMNEKKPTWMCPVCDKPAPYDQLIIDGLLSKILSECEDADEIEYLVDGSWCPIRAEKERSCSPQCPILVLGTSDTNGLLSSPNVNGGGGSMLGGSAGGGGTMGSIENGKLGADVVDLTLDSSSSSEEEEEEEEDEEDEDEDGPRPKRRCPFQKGLVSAC, from the exons ATGGTGATGAGTTTTCGAGTCTCCGATCTTCAGATGCTCCTGGGTTTCGTCGGCCGGAGTAAGAGTGGACTTAAGCACGAACTTGTCACCCGGGCCCTCCAGCTGGTCCAGTTTGACTGTAGCCCTGAGCTGTTCAAGAAGATCAAGGAGCTCTACGAGACGCGCTACGCCAAGAAGAGCTCAGAACCCATCTCCCAACCCCACCGGCCCCTGGATCCCTTGACCATGCACTCGACCTATGAACGGGCCAGCACTGTGCCCAGGACTCCACTCACAGGCCCCAACATTGACTACCCTGTGCTCTATGGGAAGTACTTAAATGGACTCGGACGGTTGCCTGCCAAGACTCTCAAGCCAGAAGTGCGCCTGGTGAAGCTGCCCTTCTTCAACATGCTAGATGAACTGCTGAAGCCCACTGAACTCG TTCCACAGAATAACGAGAAGCTTCAAGAGAGCCCATGCATCTTTGCGTTGACGCCCAGACAGGTGGAGCTGATAAGGAACTCCAG AGAACTACAGCCTGGGGTCAAGGCCGTGCAGGTCGTCCTAAG AATCTGTTACTCAGACACCAGCAGCCCTCAGGAGGACCAGTACCCACCCAACATTGCTGTGAAGGTCAACCACAGCTACTGCTCAGTCCCG GGCTACTACCCCTCGAAtaagcctggagtggagcccaAAAGGCCCTGCCGCCCCATCAACCTCACTCACCTCATGTACCTGTCCTCAGCCACCAACCGCATCACCGTCACCTGGGGAAACTATGGCAAG AGTTACTCGGTGGCCTTATATTTGGTGCGGCAACTGACCTCCTCAGAGCTGCTGCAGAGGTTGAAAACCATCGGGGTCAAGCATCCGGAGCTGTGCAAGGCACTGG TCAAAGAGAAGCTTCGCCTGGACCCAGACAGTGAGATCGCCACCACCGGCGTGCGGGTCTCCCTCATCTGCCCA CTGGTGAAGATGCGGCTGTCCGTGCCCTGCCGGGCAGAGACCTGCGCTCACCTGCAGTGCTTCGACGCTGTCTTCTACCTCCAGATGAACGAGAAGAAGCCTACCTGGATGTGTCCGGTGTGCGACAAACCAGCCCCCTACGACCAGCTCATCATAGACGG GCTCCTCTCCAAGATCCTGAGTGAGTGTGAGGATGCCGATGAAATTGAATACCTGGTAGATGGCTCATGGTGTCCGATCCGTGCCGAGAAGGAACGCAGCTGCAGCCCCCAGTGCCCCATCCTCGTACTCG GCACCTCAGACACCAATGGGCTCCTATCCAGCCCCAACGTCAACGGTGGCGGCGGCAGCATGCTTGGGGGCTCTGCAGGCGGGGGCGGCACAATGGGCAGCATTGAGAATGGGAAGCTGGGAGCTGACGTGGTGGACCTCACGCTGGACAGTTCCTCATcctcagaggaagaggaggaggaagaggaagatgaggaggacgAGGATGAGGATGGCCCCCGGCCCAAGCGCCGCTGCCCCTTCCAGAAGGGCCTGGTGTCGGCCTGCTGA
- the PIAS4 gene encoding E3 SUMO-protein ligase PIAS4 isoform X1, translating to MAAELVEAKNMVMSFRVSDLQMLLGFVGRSKSGLKHELVTRALQLVQFDCSPELFKKIKELYETRYAKKSSEPISQPHRPLDPLTMHSTYERASTVPRTPLTGPNIDYPVLYGKYLNGLGRLPAKTLKPEVRLVKLPFFNMLDELLKPTELVPQNNEKLQESPCIFALTPRQVELIRNSRELQPGVKAVQVVLRICYSDTSSPQEDQYPPNIAVKVNHSYCSVPGYYPSNKPGVEPKRPCRPINLTHLMYLSSATNRITVTWGNYGKSYSVALYLVRQLTSSELLQRLKTIGVKHPELCKALVKEKLRLDPDSEIATTGVRVSLICPLVKMRLSVPCRAETCAHLQCFDAVFYLQMNEKKPTWMCPVCDKPAPYDQLIIDGLLSKILSECEDADEIEYLVDGSWCPIRAEKERSCSPQCPILVLGTSDTNGLLSSPNVNGGGGSMLGGSAGGGGTMGSIENGKLGADVVDLTLDSSSSSEEEEEEEEDEEDEDEDGPRPKRRCPFQKGLVSAC from the exons atggcggcggagctGGTGGAGGCCAAA AACATGGTGATGAGTTTTCGAGTCTCCGATCTTCAGATGCTCCTGGGTTTCGTCGGCCGGAGTAAGAGTGGACTTAAGCACGAACTTGTCACCCGGGCCCTCCAGCTGGTCCAGTTTGACTGTAGCCCTGAGCTGTTCAAGAAGATCAAGGAGCTCTACGAGACGCGCTACGCCAAGAAGAGCTCAGAACCCATCTCCCAACCCCACCGGCCCCTGGATCCCTTGACCATGCACTCGACCTATGAACGGGCCAGCACTGTGCCCAGGACTCCACTCACAGGCCCCAACATTGACTACCCTGTGCTCTATGGGAAGTACTTAAATGGACTCGGACGGTTGCCTGCCAAGACTCTCAAGCCAGAAGTGCGCCTGGTGAAGCTGCCCTTCTTCAACATGCTAGATGAACTGCTGAAGCCCACTGAACTCG TTCCACAGAATAACGAGAAGCTTCAAGAGAGCCCATGCATCTTTGCGTTGACGCCCAGACAGGTGGAGCTGATAAGGAACTCCAG AGAACTACAGCCTGGGGTCAAGGCCGTGCAGGTCGTCCTAAG AATCTGTTACTCAGACACCAGCAGCCCTCAGGAGGACCAGTACCCACCCAACATTGCTGTGAAGGTCAACCACAGCTACTGCTCAGTCCCG GGCTACTACCCCTCGAAtaagcctggagtggagcccaAAAGGCCCTGCCGCCCCATCAACCTCACTCACCTCATGTACCTGTCCTCAGCCACCAACCGCATCACCGTCACCTGGGGAAACTATGGCAAG AGTTACTCGGTGGCCTTATATTTGGTGCGGCAACTGACCTCCTCAGAGCTGCTGCAGAGGTTGAAAACCATCGGGGTCAAGCATCCGGAGCTGTGCAAGGCACTGG TCAAAGAGAAGCTTCGCCTGGACCCAGACAGTGAGATCGCCACCACCGGCGTGCGGGTCTCCCTCATCTGCCCA CTGGTGAAGATGCGGCTGTCCGTGCCCTGCCGGGCAGAGACCTGCGCTCACCTGCAGTGCTTCGACGCTGTCTTCTACCTCCAGATGAACGAGAAGAAGCCTACCTGGATGTGTCCGGTGTGCGACAAACCAGCCCCCTACGACCAGCTCATCATAGACGG GCTCCTCTCCAAGATCCTGAGTGAGTGTGAGGATGCCGATGAAATTGAATACCTGGTAGATGGCTCATGGTGTCCGATCCGTGCCGAGAAGGAACGCAGCTGCAGCCCCCAGTGCCCCATCCTCGTACTCG GCACCTCAGACACCAATGGGCTCCTATCCAGCCCCAACGTCAACGGTGGCGGCGGCAGCATGCTTGGGGGCTCTGCAGGCGGGGGCGGCACAATGGGCAGCATTGAGAATGGGAAGCTGGGAGCTGACGTGGTGGACCTCACGCTGGACAGTTCCTCATcctcagaggaagaggaggaggaagaggaagatgaggaggacgAGGATGAGGATGGCCCCCGGCCCAAGCGCCGCTGCCCCTTCCAGAAGGGCCTGGTGTCGGCCTGCTGA